A single region of the Salmo salar chromosome ssa16, Ssal_v3.1, whole genome shotgun sequence genome encodes:
- the exoc3l1 gene encoding exocyst complex component 3-like protein isoform X2, producing the protein MVSETERLVESRRLLEAHARLMELECWQDDVLWQLHGAGAPGTAGTALSAQDEELVRNYFSGVGKLVEALGKELWAVVGSGLALARQNPTPFVSAVRIVEREEALDQAMLEERGRAGGHSRPLPPGRPRCWRERFFQVLEEAVSARFRSVSYLHTRGPGLAGHLSALQHGIMGDLATVRHLLDHCVPPHYNLTRAYLRACHRCLQSHLGQVSGWELESGEIFAILNWVLHIYNSSDMMGHPDLMVEMESEELGPLITQESLEQLQNKYVHSVRKSVSEWMHKALEVELTDWQRDQEPDTDHEGFYLTSLPTIITQMLEENARVALMVSESLRDQTIQMGLYEMENLLNRFREALVEFGKEHRRDQSTNQNKFYLHYLLASISNCIILKTSTESLQQQLSSRSASRFSRTPPGPLAALDRAVRRACRLVMDQLLLELQPFLQGLLSRSWLAQGDVTVTLKLCGVLERHFELYSRVRPPCRQRLQEECQWLTVVEYVRVFMQKRLVCRNAEERCQLAQRMALDAQHLRDLFQGLVEVEGSVSEVNPMALLPVLADFIRLKDPSMLTLEVSGLVAKYPDISDEHVSVLLDVRGDVSRDVRGTVLDLLEQSTPPLPAGYRPIFSDILVPTPSMPFCLPTAKCA; encoded by the exons ATGGTATCGGAGACAGAGAGGCTGGTGGAGTCTCGCCGGCTCCTGGAGGCCCATGCCCGTTTGATGGAGCTGGAGTGCTGGCAGGATGATGTCCTGTGGCAGCTCCATGGAGCAGGGGCCCCTGGGACAGCAGGGACAGCCCTCAGTGCCCAGGATGAGGAGCTGGTCAGGAACTACTTCTCAGGCGTTGGAAAGCTGGTGGAGGCTCTGGGGAAGGAGCTGTGGGCAGTGGTGGGGAGTGGACTGGCTTTAGCCCGGCAGAACCCTACACCATTTGTGTCTGCTGTGAGGATTGTGGAGCGAGAGGAGGCGCTGGATCAGGCcatgctggaggagagaggacgtgCAGGGGGGCACAGCAGGCCTCTTCCCCCAGGACGGCCACGCTGCTGGAGGGAGCGCTTCTTCCAA GTGTTGGAAGAGGCGGTGTCTGCACGTTTCCGTAGCGTCTCTTACCTGCACACCCGTGGGCCTGGCCTTGCAGGCCACCTGTCTGCCCTGCAGCACGGGATCATGGGAGACCTGGCCACGGTGCGCCACCTGCTGGACCACTGCGTTCCGccccactataacctgaccagggcctacCTCCGCGCCTGCCACCGCTGTCTACAGTCACACCTGGGCCAGGTCAGTGGATGGGAGCTGGAGAGCGGGGAGATCTTTGCTATTCTTAACTGGGTCCTACACATCTACAACAG cTCAGATATGATGGGGCATCCAGACCTAATGGTGGAGATGGAGTCAGAGGAGCTGGGACCCCTGATCACCCAGGAGAGTCTGGAACAGCTGCAGAACAAATATGTACACAGTGTGCGG AAAAGTGTGTCTGAGTGGATGCATAAGGCCCTGGAGGTGGAgctgacagactggcagagagacCAGGAACCAGACACTGACCACGAAGGCTTTTACCTCACCAGCCTGCCAACCATCATCACACAG aTGCTGGAGGAGAATGCACGGGTGGCTCTGATGGTTAGTGAATCACTTCGGGATCAGACCATACAGATGGGGCTCTATGAGATGGAGAACCTCCTCAATAG GTTTCGGGAGGCTCTTGTGGAATTTGGGAAGGAGCACCGCAGGGATCAGAGCACAAATCAAAACAAGTTCTACCTCCATTATCTACTGGCCTCTATTAGCAACTGCATCATCCTCAA gaccTCCACAGAGAGTTTGCAGCAGCAGCTCTCGTCCCGTTCAGCCAGCAGGTTCTCCCGGACTCCCCCCGGCCCCCTTGCTGCTCTGGACCGGGCAGTGAGGAGGGCCTGCCGCCTGGTGATGGACCAGCTGCTGCTAGAGCTCCAGCCCTTCCTGCAGGGGCTACTGTCTCGCTCCTGGCTGGCCCAGGGAGACGTCACGGTTACCCTGAAGTTATGTGGAGTCCTGGAGCGCCATTTTGAGCTGTATAGTCGTGTTCGCCCACCCTGCCGGCAG CGTTTGCAGGAAGAGTGCCAGTGGCTGACGGTGGTGGAGTATGTGAGGGTGTTTATGCAGAAGAGGCTGGTGTGTCGGAATGCAGAGGAGCGGTGCCAGCTGGCCCAGAGAATGGCACTGGATGCCCAGCATCTGAGGGATCTCTTCCAGGGTCTGGTG GAAGTGGAGGGATCAGTGAGTGAGGTGAACCCAATGGCTTTACTGCCTGTTCTGGCTGACTTCATCCGGCTTAAAGACCCTAGCATGCTTACGCTCGAGGTGTCTGGACTGGTGGCCAAGTACCCTGATATCAG TGATGAGCATGTGTCAGTATTGCTGGATGTTAGGGGGGATGTCTCCAGGGATGTGAGGGGTACAGTTCTGGACCTCCTGGAGCAGagcactcctcctcttcctgctggCTATCGACCCATCTTCTCTGACATCCTGGTCCCAACTCCTAGCATGCCATTCTGTCTGCCTACTGCCAAGTGTGCCTGA
- the exoc3l1 gene encoding exocyst complex component 3-like protein isoform X1 — translation MSDRDKNGGDKPEDAAALPEVWPEAERAESLARGAALKWASGVFCRPEHLERLGQYRKRESQRTSSIQSRLKSVVQSYLEGVGWGLEQLREARAELKEVSHALGKAGVESSRNAEGVKALEMMREVSVNHCQLLAAVSNLPRLYSVQSMVSETERLVESRRLLEAHARLMELECWQDDVLWQLHGAGAPGTAGTALSAQDEELVRNYFSGVGKLVEALGKELWAVVGSGLALARQNPTPFVSAVRIVEREEALDQAMLEERGRAGGHSRPLPPGRPRCWRERFFQVLEEAVSARFRSVSYLHTRGPGLAGHLSALQHGIMGDLATVRHLLDHCVPPHYNLTRAYLRACHRCLQSHLGQVSGWELESGEIFAILNWVLHIYNSSDMMGHPDLMVEMESEELGPLITQESLEQLQNKYVHSVRKSVSEWMHKALEVELTDWQRDQEPDTDHEGFYLTSLPTIITQMLEENARVALMVSESLRDQTIQMGLYEMENLLNRFREALVEFGKEHRRDQSTNQNKFYLHYLLASISNCIILKTSTESLQQQLSSRSASRFSRTPPGPLAALDRAVRRACRLVMDQLLLELQPFLQGLLSRSWLAQGDVTVTLKLCGVLERHFELYSRVRPPCRQRLQEECQWLTVVEYVRVFMQKRLVCRNAEERCQLAQRMALDAQHLRDLFQGLVEVEGSVSEVNPMALLPVLADFIRLKDPSMLTLEVSGLVAKYPDISDEHVSVLLDVRGDVSRDVRGTVLDLLEQSTPPLPAGYRPIFSDILVPTPSMPFCLPTAKCA, via the exons ATGCGGCAGCGCTCCCAGAGGTGTGGCCagaggcagagagggcagagagcttGGCCCGGGGCGCGGCCCTGAAGTGGGCATCGGGTGTGTTCTGTCGCCCTGAGCATCTGGAGAGGTTAGGACAGTACCGCAAAAGGGAAAGCCAGAGGACCTCGTCCATCCAGTCAAGACTCAAG TCAGTGGTCCAGTCCTACCTAGAGGGGGTGGGCTGGGGTCTGGAGCAGCTTCGTGAGGCCCGGGCAGAGCTGAAAGAGGTGTCCCATGCCCTGGGGAAGGCAGGGGTGGAGTCCAGCAGAAACGCAGAGGGAGTCAAGGCTCTGGAGATGATGCGAGAGGTCTCTGTCAATCACTGTCAACTCCTTGCTGCCGTTAGCAACCTGCCACGCCTCTACTCTG TACAGAGCATGGTATCGGAGACAGAGAGGCTGGTGGAGTCTCGCCGGCTCCTGGAGGCCCATGCCCGTTTGATGGAGCTGGAGTGCTGGCAGGATGATGTCCTGTGGCAGCTCCATGGAGCAGGGGCCCCTGGGACAGCAGGGACAGCCCTCAGTGCCCAGGATGAGGAGCTGGTCAGGAACTACTTCTCAGGCGTTGGAAAGCTGGTGGAGGCTCTGGGGAAGGAGCTGTGGGCAGTGGTGGGGAGTGGACTGGCTTTAGCCCGGCAGAACCCTACACCATTTGTGTCTGCTGTGAGGATTGTGGAGCGAGAGGAGGCGCTGGATCAGGCcatgctggaggagagaggacgtgCAGGGGGGCACAGCAGGCCTCTTCCCCCAGGACGGCCACGCTGCTGGAGGGAGCGCTTCTTCCAA GTGTTGGAAGAGGCGGTGTCTGCACGTTTCCGTAGCGTCTCTTACCTGCACACCCGTGGGCCTGGCCTTGCAGGCCACCTGTCTGCCCTGCAGCACGGGATCATGGGAGACCTGGCCACGGTGCGCCACCTGCTGGACCACTGCGTTCCGccccactataacctgaccagggcctacCTCCGCGCCTGCCACCGCTGTCTACAGTCACACCTGGGCCAGGTCAGTGGATGGGAGCTGGAGAGCGGGGAGATCTTTGCTATTCTTAACTGGGTCCTACACATCTACAACAG cTCAGATATGATGGGGCATCCAGACCTAATGGTGGAGATGGAGTCAGAGGAGCTGGGACCCCTGATCACCCAGGAGAGTCTGGAACAGCTGCAGAACAAATATGTACACAGTGTGCGG AAAAGTGTGTCTGAGTGGATGCATAAGGCCCTGGAGGTGGAgctgacagactggcagagagacCAGGAACCAGACACTGACCACGAAGGCTTTTACCTCACCAGCCTGCCAACCATCATCACACAG aTGCTGGAGGAGAATGCACGGGTGGCTCTGATGGTTAGTGAATCACTTCGGGATCAGACCATACAGATGGGGCTCTATGAGATGGAGAACCTCCTCAATAG GTTTCGGGAGGCTCTTGTGGAATTTGGGAAGGAGCACCGCAGGGATCAGAGCACAAATCAAAACAAGTTCTACCTCCATTATCTACTGGCCTCTATTAGCAACTGCATCATCCTCAA gaccTCCACAGAGAGTTTGCAGCAGCAGCTCTCGTCCCGTTCAGCCAGCAGGTTCTCCCGGACTCCCCCCGGCCCCCTTGCTGCTCTGGACCGGGCAGTGAGGAGGGCCTGCCGCCTGGTGATGGACCAGCTGCTGCTAGAGCTCCAGCCCTTCCTGCAGGGGCTACTGTCTCGCTCCTGGCTGGCCCAGGGAGACGTCACGGTTACCCTGAAGTTATGTGGAGTCCTGGAGCGCCATTTTGAGCTGTATAGTCGTGTTCGCCCACCCTGCCGGCAG CGTTTGCAGGAAGAGTGCCAGTGGCTGACGGTGGTGGAGTATGTGAGGGTGTTTATGCAGAAGAGGCTGGTGTGTCGGAATGCAGAGGAGCGGTGCCAGCTGGCCCAGAGAATGGCACTGGATGCCCAGCATCTGAGGGATCTCTTCCAGGGTCTGGTG GAAGTGGAGGGATCAGTGAGTGAGGTGAACCCAATGGCTTTACTGCCTGTTCTGGCTGACTTCATCCGGCTTAAAGACCCTAGCATGCTTACGCTCGAGGTGTCTGGACTGGTGGCCAAGTACCCTGATATCAG TGATGAGCATGTGTCAGTATTGCTGGATGTTAGGGGGGATGTCTCCAGGGATGTGAGGGGTACAGTTCTGGACCTCCTGGAGCAGagcactcctcctcttcctgctggCTATCGACCCATCTTCTCTGACATCCTGGTCCCAACTCCTAGCATGCCATTCTGTCTGCCTACTGCCAAGTGTGCCTGA